A genomic region of Prionailurus viverrinus isolate Anna chromosome D4, UM_Priviv_1.0, whole genome shotgun sequence contains the following coding sequences:
- the LOC125150469 gene encoding olfactory receptor 1F1-like translates to MAIKNQTSVSDFLLLGFSAHPEQEPLLFGLFLGMYLVTVLGNLLIIMAIGSDQHLHTSMYFFLANLSFVETCFTCTIVPKVLANILTQRHTISHTGCLVQMYFFMALTLLDDFLLAVMAYDRYVAICLPLHYTTIMCPQRCLLLVAASWLCSHLLASSLTLLMSQFSFCASHAIPHFFCDVPPLLKLACSDTQIFQVTMLTEAVLSGMIPLTCVLVSYAHIMHTVLRIPSAGGKHKVFSTCGSHLSVVTLFYATLFLVYFQPSSSYSADTGMVVSVIYTMVTPMLNPFIYSLRNRDMKGALWRLFGWGRCSSQ, encoded by the coding sequence ATGGCAATTAAAAACCAAACCAGCGTCTCTGACTTCCTGCTTCTGGGCTTCTCTGCACACCCTGAGCAGGAGCCTCTCCTGTTCGGACTCTTCCTGGGCATGTACCTGGTCACCGTGTTggggaacctgctcatcatcATGGCCATTGGTTCTGACCAGCACCTCCACACctccatgtacttcttcctggccaacctgTCCTTCGTCGAGACCTGCTTCACCTGCACCATTGTCCCCAAGGTGCTGGCGAACATCCTGACACAGCGCCACACCATCTCCCACACTGGGTGCCTCGTGCAGATGTACTTCTTCATGGCGCTGACCCTGCTGGATGACTTCCTGCTGGCCGTGATGGCATATGACCGCTACGTGGCCATCTGCCTTCCTCTCCACTACACCACGATCATGTGTCCCCAGCGCTGCCTGCTGCTGGTCGCCGCATCCTGGCTCTGCTCCCACCTCCTGGCCTCCTCGCTCACCCTCCTCATGTCTCAGTTCTCCTTCTGTGCCTCTCATGCCATCCCACACTTTTTCTGTGATGTACCCCCACTCCTCAAACTTGCATGTTCAGACACCCAGATCTTTCAGGTCACAATGTTAACTGAAGCAGTTCTCTCCGGCATGATTCCACTCACCTGTGTCCTGGTCTCTTATGCCCACATCATGCACACAGTTCTCAGGATTCCCTCTGCTGGGGGGAAACACAAAGTCTTCTCTACCTGTGGCTCTCACCTGTCAGTGGTTACTCTCTTCTATGCGACACTCTTTCTGGTGTATTTCCAACCCTCATCCTCCTACTCCGCAGACACCGGAATGGTTGTATCTGTGATATATACGATGGTCAcccccatgctgaacccctttatctacagcctgaggaaca
- the LOC125150346 gene encoding olfactory receptor 1L6-like, whose translation MLKGNQSHIPGFFLLGLTSDPKYQEWLFTSFLGMYLVNVAGNSVIIAAIRGDTRLHTPMYFFLSNLSLVDICFTNVIVPRMLANMLSKTKKIPFAQCLTQMYFFVAFGITDSFLLAAMAIDRYMAICNPLHYTTTMSPQRCLLLVTVSWVLSHLHSLTHTILMARLSFCGPNVIHHFFCDVQPLLTLSCSDTSVNELLAFTEGSLVIMSPFILIIVSYVHITRAVLRVPSRGGRHKVFSTCGSHLTVVALFYGTIIFMYIRPSSTYSVTKDRVITVIYTVVTPMLNPFIYSLRNKDMKQALKKLIRRVE comes from the coding sequence ATGCTGAAGGGAAACCAGAGCCATATTCCTGGATTCTTCCTTCTGGGACTGACCAGTGACCCCAAATATCAGGAGTGGCTCTTTACCAGCTTCCTAGGCATGTATCTGGTCAACGTGGCTGGCAACTCAGTCATCATTGCAGCCATCCGGGGGGACACCcgcctccacacccccatgtacttcttcctctccaatcTGTCCCTGGTGGACATCTGCTTTACAAATGTCATCGTGCCACGGATGCTGGCAAACATGTTGAGCAAGACCAAGAAGATCCCCTTTGCCCAATGCCTCACACAGATGTATTTCTTTGTAGCCTTTGGGATCACTGACAGCTTCCTCCTGGCTGCCATGGCTATTGACCGCTACATGGCCATCTGTAACCCACTGCATTACACCACGACCATGAGCCCCCAGCGCTGTCTCCTGCTGGTGACGGTGTCCTGGGTGCTGTCCCACCTTCACTCACTCACCCACACGATTCTCATGGCCCGCCTCTCCTTCTGTGGGCCCAACGTCATCCACCACTTCTTCTGTGACGTCCAGCCACTGCTGACGCTCTCCTGCTCTGACACCTCTGTCAATGAGCTTTTGGCCTTCACAGAGGGCTCCTTGGTGATCATGAGTCCCTTCATCTTGATCATTGTCTCTTACGTCCACATCACCCGTGCCGTTCTGAGGGTCCCTTCTCGAGGAGGCAGGCACAAGGTCTTCTCCACCTGTGGGTCCCACCTTACAGTTGTGGCACTCTTCTATGGGACCATAATATTCATGTACATTCGCCCCTCATCCACCTACTCAGTGACAAAGGATCGTGTGATCACTGTCATCTACACAGTGGTTACCCCCATGCTGAATCCTTTTATTTATAGTCTTAGGAATAAGGACATGAAGCAGGCCTTGAAAAAGCTGATCAGGAGAGTAGAATAG